In the Bifidobacterium catenulatum PV20-2 genome, one interval contains:
- a CDS encoding proline--tRNA ligase encodes MTKALRMSTMFLRTLREDPADADVVSDKLLQRACYLRKAAPGIWTWLPLGLNVLNKIENIIREEMASIDAQEVHFSGLLPREPYEATHRWEEYGDNIFRLKDRHEADYLLAPTHEEMFTLLVKDLYSSYKDLPVTLYQIQTKYRDEFRPRAGLIRGREFIMKDAYSFTLDKEGLVKAYMDERGAYERIFNRLDLKYVPVHAMAGPMGGFESEEFLAPMEIGEDTFAQSPSGKAWNVEALTTPEPEAIDFSNTPAAEKRPTPNAETIDQMVEFANANHPRSDGRAWEASDILKNVVIAVMHPQDDDHDEPWRELVVVGVPGDRTVDMKRLEAQFTPAEIEEATDDDLKKHPELVKGYIGPMAFGPQARGGEKAENANETGEALRYLIDAHIARGSAWFTGADEAGVDYYDLVYGRDFEADGVVEAVQVRHGDMSPDGSGPLSFERGVEIGQVFQLGLKYSNALGLKVLDQNGKTVPVWMGSYGIGVSRVMACIAETHHDEKGLAWPAIIAPAQVHVVATGKDAAAFEAAEQLIADLEAKGIEVIFDDRKKVSPGVKFKDAELIGVPLIAVAGRDTVNNGTIEVRDRNGENAEAVPVADAAQMIADRVAALLK; translated from the coding sequence ATGACTAAAGCACTTCGTATGTCCACCATGTTCCTGCGCACTCTGCGTGAGGATCCCGCCGATGCAGATGTCGTATCGGATAAGCTTCTGCAGCGCGCCTGCTACCTGCGCAAGGCCGCTCCGGGTATTTGGACCTGGCTGCCGCTGGGCCTGAATGTTCTGAACAAGATCGAAAACATCATTCGTGAGGAAATGGCTTCGATCGACGCCCAGGAAGTTCACTTCTCCGGTCTGCTGCCGCGTGAACCGTATGAGGCCACCCACCGTTGGGAAGAGTATGGCGATAACATCTTCCGTTTGAAGGATCGCCATGAGGCCGACTACCTGCTGGCGCCGACCCATGAGGAAATGTTCACCCTGCTGGTCAAGGACCTGTACTCCTCCTACAAGGATCTGCCGGTTACCCTCTACCAGATTCAGACCAAGTATCGTGACGAATTCCGTCCGCGTGCAGGCCTGATTCGTGGCCGTGAATTCATCATGAAGGACGCCTACTCCTTCACGCTTGACAAGGAAGGCCTCGTCAAGGCGTATATGGACGAGCGTGGCGCCTACGAGCGTATTTTCAACCGTCTAGATTTGAAGTATGTGCCGGTGCATGCCATGGCCGGCCCGATGGGCGGCTTCGAATCCGAAGAGTTCCTTGCCCCGATGGAAATCGGCGAAGACACCTTCGCACAGTCGCCGAGCGGCAAGGCTTGGAATGTTGAGGCTCTGACCACTCCGGAACCGGAAGCCATCGACTTCAGCAACACTCCGGCCGCTGAAAAGCGTCCGACGCCGAATGCTGAAACCATCGATCAGATGGTTGAATTCGCCAATGCCAACCATCCGCGTTCCGACGGCCGCGCGTGGGAGGCTTCCGACATTCTGAAGAACGTGGTGATCGCCGTGATGCATCCGCAGGATGACGATCATGACGAGCCGTGGCGCGAACTGGTGGTTGTCGGCGTGCCTGGCGATCGTACCGTTGACATGAAGCGTCTTGAAGCGCAGTTCACTCCGGCTGAAATCGAAGAGGCCACCGACGATGATCTGAAGAAGCATCCGGAACTCGTCAAGGGCTATATTGGCCCGATGGCGTTTGGCCCGCAGGCTCGCGGCGGTGAAAAGGCTGAAAACGCCAACGAAACCGGCGAAGCGTTGCGTTACCTCATCGATGCGCATATCGCCCGCGGTTCCGCATGGTTCACCGGTGCCGATGAAGCCGGCGTCGACTACTACGATCTCGTGTACGGCCGCGACTTCGAGGCCGACGGCGTGGTGGAGGCCGTGCAGGTTCGCCACGGAGACATGAGCCCGGACGGTTCCGGCCCGCTGAGCTTCGAACGCGGTGTGGAAATCGGTCAGGTGTTCCAGCTCGGTTTGAAGTATTCCAACGCGCTCGGCCTGAAGGTGCTCGACCAGAATGGCAAGACCGTGCCGGTGTGGATGGGTTCCTACGGCATTGGCGTGTCTCGTGTGATGGCTTGCATCGCCGAAACCCACCATGACGAGAAGGGCTTGGCATGGCCGGCCATCATCGCTCCTGCCCAGGTGCATGTGGTGGCCACCGGCAAGGATGCGGCCGCATTCGAAGCCGCCGAGCAACTGATCGCCGATCTGGAAGCCAAGGGTATCGAAGTGATCTTCGATGACCGTAAGAAGGTTTCCCCGGGCGTCAAGTTCAAGGATGCCGAGCTTATCGGTGTGCCGCTGATCGCCGTCGCAGGCCGCGACACTGTCAACAATGGCACCATTGAAGTGCGTGACCGCAATGGTGAGAACGCCGAAGCCGTGCCTGTTGCCGACGCCGCCCAGATGATCGCCGATCGTGTCGCCGCGCTGCTGAAGTAA
- a CDS encoding single-stranded DNA-binding protein yields the protein MAQQQALITITGYVGANPTQFNKDGMPHASSFRMASTRRYFDNRTQQWKDLPTTWITVKAYRNLSENICQSLKKGEPVIVVGSLATETWTDMNGKPQSRIVLEASAAGHDLNRGVTALRKFVKPNDQSQPETKSTEPQVGVDPFARHGGVAPVEIVVPEDDEAAEFSGNPEEFDGDIY from the coding sequence ATGGCACAACAGCAAGCTCTCATCACCATCACCGGATATGTGGGCGCCAATCCCACGCAATTCAACAAGGATGGCATGCCTCATGCCAGTTCGTTCAGAATGGCGAGCACCAGACGGTATTTCGACAATCGCACACAGCAATGGAAAGATCTTCCCACCACATGGATCACGGTGAAAGCGTACCGGAATCTATCCGAAAACATCTGCCAATCGTTGAAGAAAGGCGAACCGGTTATTGTAGTAGGTTCGCTTGCCACGGAAACATGGACTGATATGAATGGTAAACCGCAGTCGCGCATTGTGCTGGAAGCCAGCGCCGCAGGGCATGACCTCAACCGTGGCGTCACTGCGTTGCGCAAGTTCGTCAAGCCAAACGACCAAAGCCAACCGGAAACGAAGAGCACGGAACCTCAAGTGGGAGTCGACCCGTTCGCAAGACACGGCGGTGTGGCTCCGGTTGAGATAGTGGTTCCCGAAGATGACGAAGCCGCCGAATTCTCGGGAAACCCCGAAGAATTCGACGGCGACATATATTAG
- a CDS encoding M13 family metallopeptidase: MSTTLNSGIDPASFSAVTGPAQDLFRYVNGPWIDMYRLPDDRSRYGSFDKLAEDAENQIREILEDDDCPAEKSHALYASFLDVDAINASGLAAIERQLEAIDAAASKTELTRALGAMNPAGGPDLIGIAVYGDPGAPETNIIHVEQAGLGLPDEAYYREDHYAPIREAYVDMVAKQLKNAKLAADSEQAEADAKRFLDVETRIAANHWDNVATRDSVKTYNPTDYAELSGMLADYDLDTWIESWQSAYDQTSAAQVQPLDFRGVFDRVVVHEPNFLTGLNAFWKTADLDDLKLWARVHVIIGSTLELPHEFDETNFEFYGKTLSGQKQQRVRWKRGVSLVNGICGEDVGREYVKRHFPESSKQRMEQLVGNLIDAYRVSISSSAWLGEETKQKALEKLSKFVPKIGYTNHWRDYSALDVHEDAGFAENMRAANLYETGYQLAKVGKSVDKDEWLMNPQTVNAYYEPTMNVIVFPAAILQPPFFDPNAEDAANYGGIGAVIGHEIGHGFDDQGAQYDGDGKLNDWWTEEDKANFEQLTQKLIDQYNAFVPTQLAEKYADDPTQAPHVNGALTIGENIGDLSGVNIALKAYAFALDEAAGREKNGSMDAIEASLAEAPQIDGFTGLQRFFLSYASIWRTKNRDELAEQYLQIDPHSPAECRTNGIARNVDLFYKAFDVKPEDGMWLDPDQRVRIW, encoded by the coding sequence ATGAGTACCACTTTGAATTCGGGCATCGATCCGGCATCGTTCTCCGCCGTGACCGGCCCTGCGCAAGACCTGTTCCGCTATGTCAATGGCCCGTGGATCGACATGTATCGCCTTCCTGACGACCGTTCCCGCTATGGTTCGTTCGACAAGCTCGCCGAAGACGCCGAAAACCAGATTCGTGAGATTCTTGAAGACGACGACTGCCCTGCCGAGAAGTCCCACGCCCTGTATGCAAGCTTCCTGGACGTTGATGCCATCAACGCTTCCGGGCTCGCCGCCATTGAACGCCAGCTTGAGGCCATTGATGCCGCTGCCAGCAAAACCGAGCTCACCCGCGCTTTGGGCGCGATGAATCCGGCGGGCGGCCCTGACTTGATTGGCATTGCCGTATATGGCGATCCCGGTGCTCCCGAAACCAACATCATCCATGTTGAGCAGGCCGGTTTGGGTCTGCCCGATGAGGCGTATTACCGTGAAGACCATTATGCGCCGATTCGCGAAGCGTACGTCGATATGGTGGCCAAGCAGCTCAAGAACGCGAAGCTTGCCGCCGATAGCGAGCAGGCCGAAGCCGACGCCAAGCGTTTCCTCGATGTTGAGACGCGTATCGCCGCGAACCATTGGGACAATGTAGCCACTCGTGATTCGGTGAAGACCTATAATCCCACTGATTATGCGGAATTGAGCGGAATGCTCGCCGATTATGATCTCGACACATGGATTGAATCCTGGCAGTCCGCATATGATCAGACTTCCGCAGCACAGGTACAACCGCTTGATTTCCGCGGTGTTTTCGACCGTGTGGTGGTGCATGAGCCGAACTTTCTCACCGGTCTTAACGCGTTCTGGAAGACCGCGGATCTTGATGATCTCAAGCTGTGGGCTCGCGTGCATGTGATCATCGGATCCACATTGGAGCTGCCGCACGAATTCGATGAGACGAATTTCGAGTTCTATGGCAAGACGTTGTCTGGTCAGAAGCAACAGCGTGTGCGCTGGAAGCGCGGCGTTTCGCTGGTCAACGGCATTTGCGGCGAGGATGTGGGCCGCGAATATGTGAAGAGGCATTTCCCCGAGTCGTCGAAGCAGCGCATGGAACAGCTGGTCGGCAATCTGATCGACGCCTACCGCGTGTCCATTTCCAGTTCCGCCTGGCTTGGCGAGGAAACCAAGCAGAAGGCGTTGGAGAAGCTTTCCAAGTTCGTGCCGAAGATCGGTTACACGAACCATTGGCGTGACTATTCCGCGCTTGACGTACATGAGGATGCCGGTTTCGCCGAGAACATGCGTGCCGCCAACCTGTATGAGACCGGCTACCAGTTGGCCAAGGTCGGCAAGAGCGTCGACAAGGACGAATGGCTGATGAACCCGCAAACGGTAAACGCCTACTATGAGCCGACCATGAACGTAATCGTGTTCCCGGCCGCCATTCTGCAGCCGCCATTCTTCGATCCGAATGCCGAAGACGCCGCGAATTACGGTGGTATCGGCGCGGTGATCGGTCATGAGATCGGCCACGGTTTCGACGATCAGGGCGCCCAGTATGACGGCGACGGCAAGCTCAACGATTGGTGGACCGAAGAAGACAAAGCCAATTTCGAACAGCTCACGCAGAAGCTCATCGACCAGTACAACGCATTCGTGCCGACCCAGCTCGCCGAAAAGTACGCCGATGATCCCACCCAAGCTCCGCATGTGAATGGCGCGCTGACCATTGGCGAGAACATCGGCGACTTAAGTGGCGTGAACATCGCACTCAAGGCGTACGCGTTCGCCCTTGACGAGGCAGCCGGCCGTGAGAAGAACGGATCCATGGACGCAATTGAGGCTTCGTTAGCTGAAGCGCCGCAAATCGACGGTTTCACCGGATTGCAACGTTTCTTCCTCAGCTATGCATCCATCTGGCGCACCAAGAATCGTGACGAGCTGGCGGAGCAGTATCTGCAGATCGACCCGCATTCCCCCGCTGAATGCCGCACGAACGGCATCGCACGCAACGTTGACCTGTTCTACAAGGCGTTCGATGTGAAGCCTGAGGACGGCATGTGGCTTGATCCCGATCAGCGCGTGCGCATCTGGTAG
- the map gene encoding type I methionyl aminopeptidase, translating to MIELKTPKEIEEMKPAGRFVGGILRDLKEFTKVGTNLLEIDEFVHKRIVDRKGAESCYVDYAPDFGTGPFAHYICVSVNDAVLHGVPFDYNLKDGDLVSLDLAINVDGWVADSAISFVVGEHKDPEDLRLIKCTEEALEAGIAAAQPGNRLGDVSAAIGDVAREYGYPINLEFGGHGVGRIMHGDPHVPNDGRAHHGYKLRPGLVIAIEPWFLKTTDEIYQDPKDGWTLKSSDGSRGAHSEHTIAITDNGPVILTVRDK from the coding sequence ATGATTGAACTGAAAACACCGAAAGAGATCGAAGAGATGAAGCCGGCCGGCCGTTTCGTCGGCGGTATTCTGCGTGATCTCAAGGAATTCACCAAAGTTGGTACCAATCTGCTGGAAATCGACGAATTCGTGCACAAGCGCATCGTCGATCGCAAGGGAGCCGAATCCTGCTACGTCGACTACGCTCCGGATTTTGGCACCGGCCCGTTCGCACACTACATTTGCGTTTCCGTGAACGATGCGGTGCTGCATGGCGTTCCGTTTGACTACAACCTGAAAGACGGCGATCTGGTCAGCCTCGATCTGGCGATCAACGTCGACGGTTGGGTTGCTGATTCCGCCATCAGCTTTGTGGTCGGCGAACATAAGGATCCTGAGGATCTGCGCCTGATCAAGTGCACCGAAGAGGCTTTGGAAGCTGGTATCGCCGCTGCACAGCCGGGCAACCGTTTGGGCGATGTTTCCGCAGCCATCGGCGATGTGGCTCGCGAATACGGTTATCCGATCAACCTGGAATTCGGCGGCCACGGCGTCGGCCGTATCATGCACGGCGATCCGCATGTGCCGAACGACGGCCGCGCCCACCACGGCTACAAGCTGCGTCCGGGCTTGGTCATCGCCATCGAACCGTGGTTCCTCAAGACCACCGACGAGATCTACCAGGATCCGAAGGACGGTTGGACACTGAAGAGCTCCGATGGTTCCCGTGGCGCGCACAGCGAGCACACCATCGCCATCACCGATAATGGCCCGGTGATCCTCACCGTTCGCGACAAGTGA
- a CDS encoding citrate synthase: MATANLSVESKDFTLPVVEATAGADGIVVSTLRNDGWVTLDPGFLTTAQCESKITYIDGKNSILRYRGYPIEQLCEQSDFLEVAWLLRHGELPNQEQYDRFISDINHRTMVGEDFRTFMGSFPRTAHPMSVMASAVNALATFYPDTTDINDSDQLDEAATIIMAKARTIVSYIFRRRRDEPMLYPDYSRGYVDDFLRMCFAVPYEPFDSDPLYVHALGRLLIIHADHEQNCSTSVVRIAGSAHANLYSAVAAGINALSGPLHGGANEAVLRQLKAIRDSGKTVKKFVEDAKTRGQRISGLGHRVYKSYDPRAAIAKTYLQKIMERADTLKLPADERALFDVATELEKIALNDEYFVSRHLYPNVDFYTGLIYRAIGFDPSMFTTLFALGRIPGWIAQYREMLADPNTKIGRPRQVYTGYTERDYVPIDRR; this comes from the coding sequence ATGGCCACAGCCAATCTGAGTGTGGAATCCAAAGACTTCACCCTGCCGGTGGTCGAAGCCACGGCAGGCGCGGACGGCATCGTGGTATCCACGCTGCGTAATGATGGCTGGGTCACGCTTGACCCCGGATTTTTGACGACCGCGCAGTGCGAATCGAAAATCACCTACATCGACGGCAAGAACTCGATTCTGCGCTACCGCGGATACCCGATCGAGCAACTGTGCGAGCAATCTGATTTTCTTGAGGTCGCATGGCTGTTGCGCCACGGCGAACTGCCGAATCAGGAGCAGTACGACCGTTTCATCTCCGACATCAACCATCGCACGATGGTGGGGGAGGATTTCCGCACTTTCATGGGCTCCTTCCCGCGTACCGCGCATCCGATGAGCGTGATGGCGTCCGCGGTCAACGCGCTCGCCACCTTCTACCCGGATACCACGGATATCAACGATTCCGACCAGCTTGACGAAGCCGCGACCATTATCATGGCGAAGGCGCGAACCATCGTCAGCTACATTTTCCGCCGTCGCCGCGATGAGCCGATGCTGTACCCGGATTATTCGCGCGGTTACGTGGACGATTTTCTGCGCATGTGCTTCGCGGTGCCGTACGAGCCGTTCGACTCCGATCCGCTGTACGTGCACGCGCTCGGCCGACTGCTGATCATCCATGCCGATCATGAGCAGAACTGCTCCACGTCCGTGGTGCGTATCGCCGGTTCCGCCCACGCCAACCTGTATTCCGCGGTCGCCGCAGGCATCAACGCGCTTTCGGGCCCATTGCATGGCGGCGCGAATGAGGCGGTGTTGCGCCAGCTCAAAGCCATTCGCGATTCGGGTAAAACCGTCAAGAAATTCGTGGAAGATGCCAAAACCAGAGGTCAGCGCATTTCCGGCCTTGGCCACCGCGTGTACAAATCGTATGATCCTCGTGCGGCGATCGCCAAGACGTATCTGCAGAAGATCATGGAACGCGCGGATACGTTGAAATTGCCTGCCGATGAGCGTGCATTGTTCGACGTCGCCACGGAATTGGAGAAGATCGCGCTGAATGACGAGTATTTCGTGTCTCGTCACCTGTATCCGAATGTCGACTTCTACACGGGATTGATCTACCGTGCGATCGGTTTCGATCCGTCGATGTTCACCACATTGTTCGCATTGGGGCGCATTCCCGGTTGGATTGCGCAATATCGTGAGATGCTTGCCGATCCGAACACCAAGATTGGTCGCCCACGTCAGGTGTACACCGGTTACACCGAACGCGATTACGTTCCAATCGACCGTCGATAG
- the dapD gene encoding 2,3,4,5-tetrahydropyridine-2,6-dicarboxylate N-succinyltransferase, producing MTDQRTAWGWGLASVDAAGNTLDVWYPELKLGEEPEEVARPNHDFGNLAHEGADVRGVRRIPVFTVSKLDEPIEDAADAYLRLHLLSMRLAKPNTLNLDGIFAALNNVVWTNYGPFAVEDFALRKLDVMAAANQSAPGLPKVDVNVLSIDKFPRMVDYVVPTGVRIGDADRVRLGAHLSEGTTVMHAGFVNFNAGTLGVSMVEGRVSQGVVVGNGSDIGGGASIMGTLSGGGKLKNSIGEHSLLGANAGIGISLGDNCVVEAGLYVTAGTKVTIYDKAKVAAGEPLETVKGADLSGKDNILFIRNSVSGRIEARYRKTGIELNEKLHKN from the coding sequence ATGACCGATCAGCGCACTGCGTGGGGTTGGGGTCTGGCCAGCGTGGACGCGGCCGGCAATACTCTGGATGTTTGGTATCCGGAATTGAAGCTTGGCGAGGAGCCGGAGGAAGTGGCTCGCCCGAACCATGATTTCGGCAACCTCGCCCATGAGGGAGCGGACGTGCGTGGCGTACGCCGTATTCCGGTGTTCACCGTATCGAAGCTTGACGAGCCGATCGAAGACGCAGCCGACGCCTACCTGCGTCTGCACTTGCTGAGCATGCGTCTGGCCAAGCCGAACACACTGAACCTGGACGGCATTTTCGCGGCCCTTAACAATGTGGTGTGGACCAACTATGGCCCGTTCGCGGTCGAGGATTTCGCGCTACGCAAGCTCGATGTGATGGCCGCCGCCAACCAGAGCGCTCCGGGCCTGCCGAAGGTCGACGTGAACGTGCTGTCGATCGACAAGTTCCCGCGCATGGTCGACTATGTGGTGCCGACCGGTGTGCGTATCGGCGACGCCGACCGCGTGCGTTTGGGCGCCCACCTTTCCGAAGGCACCACCGTCATGCATGCCGGCTTCGTGAACTTCAACGCCGGCACGCTCGGCGTTTCCATGGTGGAAGGCCGAGTCTCCCAAGGTGTTGTGGTCGGCAACGGTTCCGACATCGGCGGCGGCGCATCCATCATGGGTACCCTGTCCGGCGGCGGCAAGCTCAAGAACTCCATTGGCGAGCATTCTCTGCTCGGCGCGAACGCGGGCATCGGCATCTCCCTCGGCGACAATTGCGTGGTTGAAGCCGGTCTGTATGTGACAGCCGGCACCAAGGTGACCATCTACGACAAGGCCAAGGTCGCAGCGGGAGAACCGCTCGAAACCGTCAAGGGCGCCGACCTTTCCGGCAAAGACAACATTCTGTTCATCCGTAACTCGGTGTCCGGACGTATCGAAGCGCGCTATCGCAAGACCGGTATCGAACTGAACGAAAAACTGCACAAGAACTAA
- the rlmH gene encoding 23S rRNA (pseudouridine(1915)-N(3))-methyltransferase RlmH, with product MKISLITVGKVKEKYLRDAIAEYSKRLSRYCKLDIVEVADEKTPEHASEGVERQIKAKEGERIAKHIRDDAFVIALAIEGQQLTSEELARKIDGLGLHGTSHIQLIIGGSLGLDPTILKRADYLLSFSKMTFPHQLMRVILLEQIYRAYKINAGEPYHK from the coding sequence ATGAAAATCTCCCTTATCACCGTCGGCAAAGTCAAGGAAAAATATCTGCGCGACGCCATCGCCGAATATTCGAAACGCCTCAGCCGATACTGCAAGCTTGACATCGTCGAAGTGGCCGACGAGAAAACACCCGAGCATGCCAGTGAGGGAGTTGAACGGCAAATCAAAGCCAAGGAAGGCGAACGCATCGCCAAGCATATACGTGACGATGCGTTCGTCATCGCGCTCGCCATCGAAGGCCAGCAGCTGACCAGCGAGGAACTTGCGCGGAAAATCGACGGTCTCGGGCTGCATGGCACAAGCCATATCCAACTCATCATCGGCGGCTCGCTCGGACTCGATCCAACGATTTTAAAACGGGCAGACTACCTGCTGAGCTTCTCCAAAATGACGTTCCCGCATCAGTTAATGCGCGTTATTTTGTTGGAACAGATCTATCGTGCGTACAAAATCAATGCCGGAGAGCCCTACCATAAATGA
- the prfB gene encoding peptide chain release factor 2: MAEFDFSQAIGEARAKYESISKALDVDRLTAQAKDLEVQAAEPGLWDDPENAQKVTSKLSAVQSQLKRLASASQRIDDVETLVELGQEEDDADTLAEAQSEVESIQNDLADMEIQTLLDGEYDERSAVVTIRSGAGGVDAADFAQMLLRMYLRWAERNGYKAKVMDTSYAEEAGIKSATFQVDAPYAYGRMSVEGGTHRLVRISPFDNQGRRQTSFAAVEVVPLVEATDHIDVPDSEIRIDTYCSSGPGGQGVNTTYSAVRITHIPTGIVVTMQDERSQIQNRAAAMAVLQSRLLVLRHEEEAKKKKELAGDIKASWGDQMRSYVLHPYQMVKDLRTGYETSQTQAVFDGDIDAFIEAGIRWRHEQRREAAEEAED, translated from the coding sequence ATGGCAGAATTTGATTTTTCCCAAGCGATCGGCGAAGCGCGCGCCAAATACGAATCGATTTCCAAGGCGCTTGACGTCGACCGACTGACCGCACAGGCCAAGGATCTTGAAGTGCAGGCGGCCGAACCGGGACTGTGGGATGACCCTGAAAACGCGCAGAAGGTGACCAGCAAGCTTTCTGCGGTACAGTCCCAGTTGAAGCGTCTCGCCTCCGCAAGCCAGCGTATCGACGACGTCGAAACGCTCGTGGAATTGGGGCAGGAAGAAGACGACGCCGACACGTTGGCGGAAGCGCAGTCCGAAGTCGAAAGCATTCAGAACGATCTGGCAGACATGGAAATCCAAACCCTGCTTGACGGCGAATACGACGAACGTTCCGCTGTGGTGACCATTCGTTCCGGTGCCGGCGGCGTGGATGCGGCCGACTTCGCGCAGATGCTGTTGCGCATGTACCTGCGTTGGGCGGAACGCAACGGCTACAAGGCCAAGGTCATGGACACTTCCTATGCGGAAGAGGCAGGCATCAAGTCCGCCACCTTCCAGGTGGATGCCCCTTATGCGTATGGTCGCATGAGTGTGGAAGGCGGTACTCACCGTCTGGTGCGCATCTCCCCATTCGACAACCAGGGCCGCCGTCAGACCAGCTTCGCGGCTGTGGAAGTGGTGCCACTTGTCGAAGCGACCGATCATATCGACGTGCCTGATTCCGAAATCCGTATTGATACCTACTGCTCTTCCGGTCCTGGCGGTCAGGGTGTGAACACCACGTATTCCGCGGTGCGCATCACCCACATTCCGACCGGCATTGTGGTGACCATGCAGGATGAGCGCTCGCAGATTCAGAATCGTGCCGCGGCCATGGCCGTGCTGCAGTCCCGACTGCTGGTGCTGCGCCACGAAGAGGAAGCCAAGAAAAAGAAGGAACTCGCCGGCGATATCAAGGCCAGCTGGGGTGATCAGATGCGCTCCTACGTACTGCATCCGTACCAGATGGTCAAGGATCTGCGCACTGGCTATGAGACCTCGCAGACCCAAGCCGTGTTCGACGGTGATATCGACGCGTTCATCGAGGCTGGTATCCGCTGGCGTCATGAACAGCGTCGTGAGGCGGCGGAAGAAGCGGAAGACTAA
- the ftsE gene encoding cell division ATP-binding protein FtsE, which translates to MALISLEHVSKVYPKGTRPALDDINLDINRGDFVFLVGASGSGKTTLLSLLLREEEATDGEIRVAGNDLRRLSARQVPHYRRSIGFVFQDYKLLNNKTVWENVAFALEVIGTSRSTIKSLVPKVLQTVGLTGKEDSYPHELSGGEAQRVAIARAYVNHPQILLADEPTGNLDPTTSLGIMEVLDAINRTGTTVVMATHNEEIVNSMRKRVVELHTGKIVRDEQQGSYDSALYFPDAEVESKSHQALNGGDADAKYRAPSGLVVPDASEGTVDVEGSTRAETAANAVDAVAAAIHGDNEDAGIARLANSVHSGRTGRYGEAFASVETTLTWGKGLKLEELAEQEQADSSARSQSESNADATIVSPETSAESGNADENEQRAEPTVPAPPAPPMPPAPPVPPTPPAVPAATDDDAANCAEQSVEQSSEQHETSENKEND; encoded by the coding sequence ATGGCGCTGATTTCGCTTGAACATGTGAGCAAGGTGTATCCGAAAGGCACCAGGCCTGCGTTGGATGACATCAACCTCGACATCAATCGAGGGGATTTCGTGTTCCTCGTGGGCGCATCGGGTTCCGGCAAAACCACATTGCTGAGCCTGTTGCTGCGTGAAGAGGAGGCCACGGACGGCGAGATCCGCGTCGCAGGCAACGATTTGCGACGCCTGTCCGCACGGCAGGTACCGCATTATCGTCGTTCCATCGGCTTCGTCTTCCAGGATTACAAGCTGTTGAACAACAAAACGGTGTGGGAGAATGTGGCGTTTGCACTTGAAGTGATCGGCACAAGCCGTTCCACCATCAAATCGTTGGTGCCGAAAGTACTGCAGACGGTTGGGCTTACCGGCAAGGAGGACAGCTATCCGCATGAGCTTTCCGGCGGTGAGGCGCAGCGCGTGGCCATCGCGCGAGCGTATGTGAACCATCCGCAGATCCTGTTGGCCGACGAGCCTACCGGAAACCTTGATCCGACCACATCGTTGGGCATTATGGAAGTGCTGGATGCCATCAACCGCACCGGCACCACCGTCGTCATGGCCACGCATAATGAGGAAATCGTCAACTCCATGCGCAAGCGCGTGGTCGAATTGCATACCGGCAAAATCGTGCGTGACGAGCAGCAGGGATCCTACGATTCCGCACTGTACTTCCCGGATGCCGAAGTGGAATCCAAATCGCATCAGGCGCTGAATGGTGGCGATGCTGACGCGAAATACCGTGCGCCAAGCGGTTTGGTCGTGCCTGATGCTTCCGAGGGGACGGTGGATGTGGAAGGTTCGACGCGAGCCGAAACCGCGGCGAATGCGGTTGATGCCGTGGCTGCGGCCATCCACGGCGACAATGAAGATGCGGGCATTGCACGACTTGCCAATTCCGTGCATTCCGGTCGCACAGGCCGTTATGGAGAGGCGTTCGCTTCGGTGGAAACCACGTTGACCTGGGGCAAGGGGCTGAAGCTCGAGGAGCTTGCAGAACAGGAACAAGCTGATTCGTCTGCACGTTCCCAGAGCGAATCCAATGCCGATGCCACTATCGTTTCGCCTGAAACAAGCGCCGAATCAGGCAACGCGGATGAAAACGAACAGCGGGCAGAGCCAACGGTTCCTGCGCCTCCGGCACCGCCGATGCCTCCCGCGCCGCCGGTGCCGCCGACCCCTCCTGCTGTTCCTGCGGCGACCGACGATGACGCGGCGAACTGCGCAGAACAATCCGTCGAGCAATCCTCCGAACAGCATGAAACGTCCGAAAACAAGGAGAACGACTGA